The region TTTGAGACCGTCATCTACGTAGTAGGACAGAAAAAGTAGTTTACCACCtttaaaataaattttcaaaTGAGTTGGAACCGGTTTTTACACCTATTGGTGCGAGAGAAACACATTTGTTCAACATTCCTCCATAATGACTTAAATAGTAAGCACAATTGCAAATCATAATTTAAGGCTATATCACAACAATAGCCGAAACTTTTATCTATATGTAATTGTATTATCTTTAATATTCTTATCATTTCACAAATACTTCAATATGACATGCTGCCTCTATTTGTATTATCGTTAGCACACTTATAATGTCATTGGATCTTCATTCGAACATGCCGCCCAACTACCACCTCCTCACCACTTCAATATGAAGTATTGTATTGTCTGACTACCACCATATTAAAAAGATGTTTTATACAAGAACAATCATACAAATGAGAAAAATATTATATATTCATTTAAAATTTTATGACAATTTACGTACTTCTTACTTATATATTACTCGGCCtctattttaataaaaaattaagaaCTTCTAACTCAAACTTTCCTCGCAACACAAAATTCAAATCATAAGTCAGCTCATCTAAATACAACTTTTGCATAATTAACTCTTATGTCCCAAGAAAGAGCCTATAAATGTCTTTGAATTGCTTCCTATAATAACCAACTAGAAGAAATTCACATCTTCTCATTTTCATCATAAGGGATGTAAAAATGAGAAAGATACTCATCAGATATGCCCGTATAAATTGCAAAACACATTTTATCATAATGATTTAGTTTATTTGCCTTAAACACTATTATTCTATTAATTGATCTTTTTCCATACCCTATTTTAAACAAATATAAAGGTTGTTTTCCTACCTCTAAAACCATAAATAGTAATTCAAGATATATTTTACTTACCACTTCTTGAACATAAAATACTAATGCTTAGAGAACTTGCTTAGAATCATCTATAATgataaagaaaaaaaatcaaattaaagcCTAAGTTATTCTATTATACTTTCAAAATCACCTTTAAACACTTACAAATAAACAAGTATCGGTACATATCCTTAATATTAAGGATTTTTATCATACTATATCTCTaatctttaaatatttatttatgGACAGACAAATATTAACatattaataatattatttttagTGATACAAATGTCATCAATATAAGAGAGCCAAATCTCACCTACCAAGCATCTCATTATTACGTGTCTCACTTCTCTTGCATGGCTGCCACCTGTCCACCCACCGACCTTTCCGGCCAGGTGGTGCTTCTTCTACACTGACGTGTCCCTCACCCCTCCCATTCATCATCACATAATTCCGAACATTCCAAATATTTATATAAACTATGCATCTACAACAAACTTGTAAAACACAACCTGATTTCATTCTAGTtagaaaacaaaaacaaaaggTCATTCATCTTCTACATTAATCAATGGCTTCAAACCAACCAAGACATGTTGAAGAAATTCACAAAACAATAGAGACTGATTTAAGTCCTACTGCAACCCAACAACAACATGTTGAGGAGAAGCCTGGCGTGATTGGTTCGGTGGTGCAGACTGTGAAAAACACCTTAGAGAATGCAAAAGAAGCTGTAATTGGCAAGGGAAGCCCCACAGCTACAACACAAGAAGTCCATGTTTACGACGACGACAAAGATTTAGTTTCGGGTGGTGAAGTTAGGGATATATCAGCCAACAAGTCTCGTGGAGTCTATGATTCTGCTGCTGAGAAAGCCAAGGAGTGCAAGGACACAACAGGTTCCAAAGCTGGCGAGTACACAGATGCAGCAGCTCAAAAAGCAAAGGAAACAAAAGATGCAGCAGCTCAGAAGGCGAAGGAAACAAAAGATGCAGCAGCTCAGAAGGCGAAGGAAACAAAGGACGCAACAAAAGATAAGACTAATGAGTATGCAGATTGTGCAGCTCAGAAGGCGAAGGAAACGAAGGAGGCGGCAAAAGAGAAGACTAATGAGTatgcagattatgcaggggaAAAAGCAAAAGAAGCTAAGGATAAAGCTGTGGAGTACAAAGACTGTGCTGCAGAGAAGGCAAAGGAAGGGAAAGATGCTACATTGAATAAGCTGGGTGAGTATAAGGACTACGCAGCTGAGAAGGCGAAAGAAGGGAAAGACACTGCTGCCGATGCAGCCAATAAGGCTATGGGTTACTTGGGTGACAAGAAAGAGGAAACTAAGCAGAAGGCAGCCGAGACTGCTGAGGCTGCTAAACAGAAAACAGCCGAGACTGCTGAGGCTGCTAAACAGAAAACAGCAGAGGCAAAAGACAAGACCAAGGTACTATCTTCATTTTACATTTTTTAGTATGTTTTTAACCTTGAAATAGGAAGTAATGGTTGAGGAATTTGGACATGGATGATGAATGCAGGAAAAGCTGagtgaagcagatgaagaggCAAGGAGGAAAATGGAAGGGGGGAATGTTGGAGATACAGGTTTCAGAGAGGAAACCTGGAGGCGTGGAAATGAGGGTGTGATCAGAACTGAAGACACGCGAACGGGAGCGGTGGCGGATAGGCTGAAGGCGGCGGATCAGATGACGGGTCAGACATTCAATGATGTTGGAGCCTTGGATGATGAAGGAGTTACTCGTGTGGGACTCCTTGACATTAAGAAAAAGTGATTTAATAGTaaatcatgatatgcaaataAAATACTATTATGTTTTCTTGTCTTCAAATATGCATCTAAAATATGCATCTAATGTTTTGATATGAAGTGTTTGAAACATGTACAAAAATAAATTGTGTTTTGGAATATGAATATAAGTATTATATGGCTGAAGGTTTATACTGATGTCACTGTCAAATGGGGAGACCACATGAACTAACACATGAAATCCATTTGTAAGCCTCCCTGACAGAATATGTTCCCAAAGTAGCTCCCTGTCACCTACATTACATTACGGCTCCACTATCAAATTGTGCAATTACTATTTGCAAGACTCATTGAATATGATATAAATACCATCTTTACTATCTGGTATAAATATTaatattatgatataaatacCATTCCTACCAATAATAGGAGGTGAAATATAGAAGAACATATGAGGTGCAAAAGTTATAGAGAAATTTTAAACTTGAATGGGAAAAAAAGAGGGGAACAGAGGCACATTAATAAAAAGTTAATATTAGACAGACGGCCGGCGGATTATTTGGCTCTGCACATTTATCCGAGTTTAGTGAAGGTCTTGGGATTTTTCCACTCATATAAACTATATATCTTATTAAAAATTTATATTCTCATCTTATTATCGCTTCAGGACTTATGATTTTTTATTTATACTAGTATGATCCTTTCATA is a window of Lathyrus oleraceus cultivar Zhongwan6 chromosome 6, CAAS_Psat_ZW6_1.0, whole genome shotgun sequence DNA encoding:
- the LOC127098485 gene encoding embryonic protein DC-8, whose amino-acid sequence is MASNQPRHVEEIHKTIETDLSPTATQQQHVEEKPGVIGSVVQTVKNTLENAKEAVIGKGSPTATTQEVHVYDDDKDLVSGGEVRDISANKSRGVYDSAAEKAKECKDTTGSKAGEYTDAAAQKAKETKDAAAQKAKETKDAAAQKAKETKDATKDKTNEYADCAAQKAKETKEAAKEKTNEYADYAGEKAKEAKDKAVEYKDCAAEKAKEGKDATLNKLGEYKDYAAEKAKEGKDTAADAANKAMGYLGDKKEETKQKAAETAEAAKQKTAETAEAAKQKTAEAKDKTKEKLSEADEEARRKMEGGNVGDTGFREETWRRGNEGVIRTEDTRTGAVADRLKAADQMTGQTFNDVGALDDEGVTRVGLLDIKKK